A single region of the Raphanus sativus cultivar WK10039 chromosome 1, ASM80110v3, whole genome shotgun sequence genome encodes:
- the LOC108831713 gene encoding zinc finger BED domain-containing protein RICESLEEPER 2-like codes for MGSRSDSEEQFTMDTNYTPPSTLDFASQATLDAIAALEGNSDPRGEGGVTSDAIGAKTQASKRKVMSLDDETDDSDVEITPPPQTNMPRRKSRFGTATGKPMLQSTIDGGIGSSSQACRKKKHVPVKSVIRGGRRKPLTQSQKGKAKATTPQKKKKVEEIPDFDDSLEEEELDEEEELNEEEIEMDNRQRSDVWPDFTVVHKPNGTMKAQCNHCRNEYAWHSHSHGTSGLRRHRFRCKVYQRKNRNQQKINFERKLHSGKYDHTVFRQMVAKTILQHDLPYSYVEYEKVRETWTYLNPDVQTICRNTARSDVYRLYESERDALRRDLATLPGRVSLTSDLWTSIKREGYMCVTAHYIDWNWKLNSKIITFCALAPPHTGMNVAMQLLESMKEWGIEKKNFSVTLDNATSNDSMQDIVKSQLMLTDDLVCGGEFFHVRCAAHILNLIVQDGLKVIKGALHKVRESVKYVLSSTSREVLFGKAVVAANVKETRGLILDVSTRWKSTYYMLQIAVNYRKAFEKFESFDKRGFTMAPTAEEWTRASNICNFLGPFDVITKMMSGTNYPTSNLYFYQVWMIHNWLRNNEESDDEVVRFMVAPMKEKFDKYWDDVSGLFAMAAVFDPRFKLSIVDHCLGKLDMRTKDVKVKNLRERLSILFESYDKKSKANSPSTEPRETVPPKTCEPVSTEMFENYTVSVPFTISGVGNGKTPLEAYLDEPPLEVSSFKSLNILDFWKDNAHRYGDLAEEEVFGEEDKPPSVESAVGDEVEVAKV; via the exons ATGGGATCAAGGAGCGATTCAGAAGAGCAGTTCACGATGGATACTAACTACACTCCACCATCAACATTGGACTTCGCGAGTCAAGCTACTCTAGATGCTATTGCTGCGCTTGAAGGGAACTCTGATCCAAGGGGAGAAGGTGGTGTAACTTCTGATGCTATTGGTGCAAAGACGCAAGCAAGCAAAAGAAAGGTGATGAGCCTTGATGATGAGACTGATGATTCTGATGTTGAAATCACTCCACCACCCCAAACAAACATGCCTCGCAGAAAGAGCAGATTTGGAACAGCCACGGGGAAACCCATGTTGCAGTCCACAATAGATGGTGGCATAGGCTCGTCCTCACAGGCGTGTAGAAAGAAGAAGCATGTACCTGTGAAATCAGTGATTCGGGGAGGAAGAAGGAAGCCATTGACTCAGTCGCAAAAGGGCAAAGCCAAGGCTACCACTccgcaaaagaagaagaaggtcgaGGAGATACCAGACTTTGATGACTCATTGGAGGAAGAGGAGttggatgaagaagaggagTTGAATGAAGAAGAAATCGAAATGGACAATAGGCAAAGATCAGATGTGTGGCCTGATTTCACGGTGGTCCACAAACCGAATGGGACGATGAAAGCTCAATGCAATCATTGCAGGAATGAGTATGCTTGGCATTCCCACTCGCATGGAACCAGTGGGCTGAGAAGGCATCGTTTTAGATGTAAGGTGTATCAAAGGAAAAATAGAAATCAGCAGAAGATCAATTTCGAGAGGAAGCTACACTCTGGCAAGTATGATCATACCGTCTTTCGGCAGATGGTAGCTAAGACGATACTCCAGCATGATCTACCATACTCGTACGTAGAGTATGAGAAAGTGCGAGAAACTTGGACGTATTTGAATCCTGATGTGCAGACCATTTGTCGAAACACGGCTAGATCAGATGTATATCGACTATATGAAAGCGAGAGAGACGCATTGAGGAGAGACTTAGCTACACTTCCTGGTCGAGTATCATTGACATCTGACTTGTGGACGTCAATAAAACGTGAAGGGTACATGTGTGTGACTGCACATTACATTGATTGGAACTGGAAGTTGAACAGCAAGATCATCACGTTTTGTGCTCTAGCGCCACCACACACTGGTATGAATGTTGCTATGCAGCTTCTTGAGTCGATGAAAGAGTGgggaattgaaaaaaaaaatttctcagTCACATTGGATAATGCTACAAGTAATGACTCGATGCAAGATATTGTGAAGTCCCAGCTAATGTTGACTGATGACTTGGTGTGTGGAGGAGAATTTTTCCATGTAAGATGTGCAGCTCACATACTTAACCTTATAGTGCAAGATGGGTTAAAGGTTATTAAAGGCGCTTTGCACAAAGTAAGAGAGAGTGTGAAGTATGTGTTATCATCTACATCGCGGGAGGTGTTGTTCGGAAAAGCTGTGGTTGCTGCGAATGTAAAAGAAACTCGGGGGCTGATATTGGATGTCTCGACCAGATGGAAATCCACTTACTATATGCTGCAAATTGCAGTAAATTACCGTAAGGCATTTGAGAAGTTTGAGTCATTTGACAAGCGAGGTTTTACAATGGCGCCCACAGCTGAAGAATGGACAAGAGCAAGTAATATCTGCAATTTTCTGGGGCCGTTTGATGTGATCACAAAGATGATGTCTGGCACTAATTACCCGACATCTAATTTGTATTTCTATCAAGTCTGGATGATCCATAATTGGCTCCGGAATAATGAGGAAAGCGATGATGAGGTTGTCAGATTCATGGTGGCACCAATGAAGGAGAAGTTTGACAAATATTGGGATGATGTCAGTGGTCTTTTTGCAATGGCAGCAGTCTTTGATCCGCGATTTAAGCTATCAATTGTTGACCATTGTTTAGGGAAGCTTGACATGAGAACAAAAGATGTTAAGGTGAAGAACTTGCGTGAGAGGCTAAGCATTCTCTTTGAGTCTTATGACAAAAAATCGAAGGCAAACTCCCCTTCTACGGAGCCACGTGAGACGGTTCCACCCAAAACATGTGAGCCAGTGTCCACTGAAATGTTTGAGAACTACACTGTGAGTGTTCCTTTTACAA TCAGTGGTGTTGGGAATGGGAAGACACCTCTAGAAGCATATCTTGATGAACCACCATTGGAAGTTTCCAGTTTTAAGAGCTTGAATATTCTTGACTTCTGGAAAGATAATGCTCATCGCTATGGTGATTTGGCTG AAGAAGAAGTATTTGGTGAAGAAGATAAACCCCCATCAGTTGAATCAGCTGTTGGTGATGAAGTGGAAGTTGCAAAAGTGTGA